One window of the Thermococcus sp. P6 genome contains the following:
- the nuoB gene encoding NADH-quinone oxidoreductase subunit NuoB, which yields MDLKLWEPLIDFARKRSLWIVSFCTGCGGIELPPLMTSRYDLERFGMMPNPSPRMGDLFLITGYVTPKTLKRIIITYEMQPDPKYVMGFGSCTINGGVYWDSPNSIKRLDKYIPVDVYIAGCMPRPESIMHGISKMMELIETGRADGWKRYRENYDYYRENQDRLLGEGWREKTAKRWIPWLMDEVRKAEKERERDD from the coding sequence GAACCGTTGATTGATTTCGCAAGGAAGAGGAGCCTCTGGATTGTGTCCTTCTGTACGGGGTGCGGTGGTATAGAGCTGCCACCGCTCATGACCTCCAGATACGATCTGGAGCGCTTCGGAATGATGCCGAACCCCTCCCCGAGGATGGGTGACCTGTTCCTCATAACCGGTTACGTCACCCCGAAGACGCTCAAGAGGATCATCATAACCTACGAGATGCAACCCGATCCAAAGTACGTTATGGGCTTCGGTTCGTGCACCATCAACGGAGGCGTCTACTGGGACTCCCCCAACTCAATAAAGCGCCTCGATAAATACATCCCGGTGGACGTTTACATAGCCGGCTGCATGCCGAGGCCCGAGTCGATAATGCACGGTATCAGCAAGATGATGGAGCTTATAGAAACCGGCAGGGCGGATGGCTGGAAGAGGTACAGGGAGAACTACGATTACTACCGGGAGAATCAGGACAGACTCCTTGGAGAAGGCTGGCGTGAGAAGACCGCGAAGAGATGGATCCCGTGGTTGATGGACGAGGTCAGAAAGGCCGAAAAGGAGCGTGAGAGGGATGACTGA
- a CDS encoding NADH-quinone oxidoreductase subunit C, whose amino-acid sequence MTDYERLVSEITEKAPYAEGKVRRERRIEFRVPADRVREFLELLKDKAFELLLQITAVDWPDRGEIELIYQVFSITHGTHTFVRTSIPREDAVISTVRDVYPAAETYEREVHDFFQVVFEGNPKIEMPWILEDIDKEQGLSYRKDFDLLGYVKRKYGTLDRYDEDKDYYVI is encoded by the coding sequence ATGACTGACTACGAGAGGCTCGTTTCAGAGATAACTGAAAAGGCCCCCTACGCGGAAGGAAAGGTCCGGAGGGAGAGGAGGATAGAGTTCAGGGTTCCCGCGGACAGGGTGAGGGAGTTCCTCGAACTGCTTAAGGATAAGGCCTTTGAGCTCCTGCTCCAGATCACGGCCGTTGACTGGCCCGACAGGGGAGAGATCGAGCTCATCTATCAGGTCTTCAGCATAACCCACGGAACGCACACCTTCGTAAGAACTTCCATACCGAGGGAGGATGCGGTTATATCAACCGTCAGGGACGTCTATCCCGCTGCCGAGACCTACGAGAGAGAAGTTCACGACTTCTTCCAGGTGGTCTTCGAGGGGAACCCGAAGATCGAGATGCCATGGATACTGGAGGACATAGACAAGGAACAGGGGCTATCCTACAGGAAGGACTTTGACCTTCTCGGCTACGTGAAGAGGAAGTACGGGACACTGGACAGGTACGATGAGGATAAGGACTACTACGTTATCTGA
- a CDS encoding NADH-quinone oxidoreductase subunit D: MVSESELIKEARENGMDLLPLGKDTYELLFGPQHMATENYSLILKMDGNRVAKAIANPGFLHRGFEKLAEYRPWHTNIALLLRICVPESDVPENIYSMAVEEILGWEIPERAQWIRTTVLEMARVSAYLFWIMGMSFKLGVYTAGQWAVAYRERLLALFEQLTGARVYHIYTVPGGVRRDIPGDAWLRRLGDTVEYIKDKLKDFDEILFENYISHRRLEGIGVMDRKFALEEGVTGPNLRATGVPYDVRRVDPYLLYPELDFEVPVLREGDALARFLVRRYELEQDLYILEQLLDMGPPDGPHMVSDPRLKNLPRFKVPEGDAFAHVESSKGDFGAYVVSNGKNKPYRVHVRGPSIAHGIRVIEQLLVGARIADVPVILTSLDNCPPDIDR; this comes from the coding sequence ATGGTCTCAGAGAGCGAGCTTATTAAGGAGGCAAGGGAGAACGGGATGGACCTTCTGCCGCTGGGTAAGGACACCTACGAGCTTCTATTCGGTCCCCAGCACATGGCAACCGAGAACTACAGCCTGATCCTCAAAATGGACGGTAATAGGGTCGCTAAAGCCATAGCAAACCCCGGCTTCCTCCACAGGGGTTTCGAGAAACTGGCCGAGTACAGGCCGTGGCACACGAACATAGCCCTTCTCCTGAGGATCTGCGTTCCAGAGTCGGACGTACCCGAGAACATCTACTCCATGGCCGTTGAGGAGATACTCGGATGGGAGATTCCCGAGAGGGCCCAGTGGATAAGGACAACCGTCCTTGAGATGGCCAGAGTCTCAGCCTACCTGTTCTGGATCATGGGGATGTCCTTCAAGCTCGGTGTCTACACAGCAGGTCAGTGGGCCGTGGCCTACCGTGAGAGGCTCCTGGCCCTCTTCGAGCAGCTCACGGGGGCGAGGGTGTACCACATCTACACGGTCCCTGGAGGTGTCAGGCGGGACATCCCGGGCGATGCCTGGCTCCGCAGACTCGGGGATACCGTCGAATACATAAAGGACAAACTGAAGGACTTCGATGAGATACTCTTCGAGAACTACATCTCCCACCGCAGGCTTGAGGGCATAGGCGTGATGGACAGGAAGTTCGCCCTCGAAGAGGGCGTCACCGGTCCCAACCTCCGCGCCACAGGTGTTCCCTACGACGTAAGGCGCGTCGATCCGTACCTCCTCTACCCGGAGCTCGACTTCGAGGTCCCCGTGCTCAGGGAGGGAGACGCCCTCGCGAGGTTCCTCGTGAGGAGATACGAGCTCGAACAGGACCTCTACATCCTCGAACAGCTTCTTGATATGGGGCCGCCGGATGGACCCCACATGGTCAGCGATCCGAGGCTAAAGAACCTGCCGAGGTTTAAGGTGCCCGAAGGGGACGCCTTCGCCCACGTCGAGAGTTCCAAGGGTGATTTTGGGGCATACGTGGTCAGCAACGGCAAGAACAAACCCTACAGGGTGCACGTCAGGGGACCGAGCATAGCCCACGGTATCAGGGTGATAGAGCAGCTTCTCGTCGGGGCGAGAATAGCCGACGTGCCCGTGATACTGACGAGTCTTGACAACTGCCCACCGGATATAGACAGGTGA
- the nuoI gene encoding NADH-quinone oxidoreductase subunit NuoI: MEVDFKIAPEKRIRKKPSYVKPWMGLKYLFKKPVTIKIPYEKTEVAKRYRGVHTLDWKKCVGCNFCGQICPARAIEMTWIEKDGKMEKRPHPKIDYGRCTFCQFCVDVCPTGALGFIETFVITTTGNEEELQLYDWVPIHPDEFRKYQDEYGDYLFPVEKIEFDKESREVTYHLRDGSIFKFKILGYGIRPPKRPTPKRPTPAKPAAKEEKKASKPADGKAPAEEEKK, from the coding sequence ATGGAAGTCGATTTTAAAATAGCCCCAGAGAAACGGATCCGGAAGAAGCCCTCCTACGTCAAGCCGTGGATGGGTTTGAAGTACCTCTTCAAGAAGCCGGTCACGATAAAGATACCCTACGAGAAGACAGAGGTGGCAAAAAGGTACCGCGGTGTCCACACGCTCGACTGGAAGAAGTGCGTCGGCTGCAACTTCTGCGGTCAGATATGCCCGGCGAGGGCCATAGAGATGACCTGGATCGAGAAGGACGGCAAGATGGAGAAGAGACCCCACCCGAAGATAGACTACGGGAGGTGCACCTTCTGCCAGTTCTGCGTTGACGTGTGCCCCACCGGAGCCCTCGGCTTCATCGAGACCTTCGTTATAACCACCACGGGGAACGAGGAAGAGCTCCAGCTCTACGACTGGGTGCCCATCCATCCGGACGAGTTCAGGAAGTATCAGGACGAGTACGGCGACTACCTCTTCCCTGTTGAGAAGATAGAGTTCGATAAGGAGAGCCGGGAGGTAACCTACCACCTCAGGGACGGCTCGATCTTCAAGTTCAAGATACTGGGCTACGGCATAAGGCCGCCGAAGAGACCAACTCCGAAGAGGCCAACTCCGGCCAAACCCGCGGCAAAGGAGGAAAAGAAAGCCTCCAAGCCAGCGGATGGAAAGGCTCCGGCAGAGGAAGAGAAGAAGTGA
- a CDS encoding MarR family transcriptional regulator, which translates to MTLTKAELNVLLEIEEPITLRGLSEKLDLSKSTLSSTLHSLERKGLVELEGKKPITVKPAENNVIELLRRIIMEYPHVNAAPILTGNRLKVLAALEVENPQPLWLIQLRTGVSRATLHRILNGLMEALIVGKRDRGYFLSERFAPFKAFADEYFYLQNSIKAKEFDPGASPVWSGVEELILATGNFKGESVGGFQLTGLARFSDFGLPLISSGIYHYYWPSRGLSIEEVAVHTLTVGRDARELLYTIVLLKGKDFDERKLRRLSAKFGVSSTVEELLEYLKGMDKPYPFPSREEVEELCRQYFGGCKNDNKGQTDP; encoded by the coding sequence ATGACACTTACGAAGGCCGAGCTCAATGTGCTTTTAGAGATTGAGGAACCCATAACGTTAAGGGGGTTATCTGAGAAGCTCGACCTCTCAAAGAGTACGCTCTCATCGACCCTTCACTCCCTTGAGAGAAAGGGCCTCGTCGAGCTCGAAGGGAAGAAGCCGATAACAGTTAAGCCTGCGGAGAACAATGTAATTGAGCTCCTGAGAAGGATTATCATGGAGTATCCTCACGTAAACGCCGCACCCATCCTCACAGGGAACCGCCTCAAAGTTCTCGCAGCCCTTGAAGTTGAAAACCCCCAGCCCCTCTGGCTCATCCAGTTAAGGACGGGAGTGAGCAGGGCGACGCTCCACAGGATTCTCAACGGGCTTATGGAAGCTCTCATCGTGGGAAAGAGAGACAGAGGCTACTTCCTGAGTGAGCGATTTGCTCCCTTCAAAGCCTTCGCTGACGAGTACTTTTACCTTCAGAACTCGATTAAAGCGAAGGAGTTTGACCCCGGCGCCTCACCTGTTTGGAGTGGTGTGGAGGAGCTGATACTCGCGACCGGGAACTTCAAGGGGGAGAGTGTTGGCGGCTTTCAGCTCACCGGACTCGCCCGCTTCTCCGACTTTGGCCTTCCACTCATCTCGTCAGGGATTTACCATTATTACTGGCCTTCGAGAGGATTGAGCATTGAGGAGGTCGCTGTGCACACCTTGACGGTCGGAAGGGATGCAAGGGAGCTGCTTTACACCATCGTTCTCCTTAAGGGTAAAGATTTTGATGAACGCAAACTCAGGAGGCTCTCCGCCAAGTTTGGTGTTTCCTCCACCGTAGAGGAACTGCTCGAATATCTTAAGGGTATGGATAAACCGTATCCCTTCCCGTCAAGGGAGGAAGTCGAGGAGCTCTGCAGGCAATATTTTGGGGGGTGTAAGAATGATAACAAGGGACAGACTGATCCGTGA
- a CDS encoding Eco57I restriction-modification methylase domain-containing protein: MAVYEYLRRNLEVDDRLLREFVFKPLHEWEPRALPRELVTALEDVKIVDPAAGSGAFLVGMYHLLTELYEKANLSVDYDRKLEIIRENIYGVDVKEWAIRVAKLRLWLALIEDEERIPNEPILPNLETKLKVGDSLAPPHFILKIDSRKKVVEIPLARFRESLKLLWAKGGMGEAMVAYRELVRKYYMGERIDGRPVTFEDIERARWGVLQEFLEGALEELKARERKDINLLLEAVRNENLSALEKPPFIWELDFPDVMLEKRGFDIVIANPPYVRQERIYPEQYDLAEFGMLGKREQEKLRKDYKNKIISHMETLIREKFGHEMKLPKRSDLYVYFFIQGVNLLNPKGSLIFITSNSWLDVDFGKALQEFFLRFTHLRAVIDYTRRSFEQADVNTVITVLTRKPKGLFNTVGTECVNFVLLKRDFGELGLNVIDRLLECYAGKVDGVEVFGGKVYSYEDDELRVRSVRAVELAKMGGLSIGKMNQILRAYNVSGEYEGMKWGGILIRAPGIFYVILRKGKGKLVRLGDIAEVRFGIKTGANEFFYLEPIKNPVEWPVCQVCGRVHKPDEGLIAVRNKAGWEGYIEEEFLRPVIVSPREIKKALVDVYGLKMRALICNEPLDSLKDKLKVHVLNYIRWGEHMGYPERRTLKSRKPWYKLVPHDTPDVLWPMIHNDRLIVGMLRNKDIVVDHNLFEIKANKNESPLVLFVSLFSTYQALIRELLGRSNLGEGALKTEGIDIKKLIVFKKEALAGSMDQLNQIVRKLGDYKIKSIFEELGLPKPNRDLSNINPDDVSLDRIMPDRRELDRVVFEALGLTEEEQLEVYRAVVELVKARLVKARTFKKKKRK; this comes from the coding sequence ATGGCGGTTTACGAGTACCTCCGGAGAAACCTCGAGGTGGACGATAGGCTCCTCAGGGAGTTCGTCTTTAAGCCGCTTCACGAGTGGGAGCCGAGAGCTTTACCCCGGGAGCTTGTTACGGCCCTTGAAGACGTTAAGATAGTTGACCCGGCAGCCGGAAGCGGGGCCTTTCTCGTCGGGATGTACCACCTTTTAACGGAGCTCTACGAGAAGGCCAACCTTTCGGTTGACTACGACAGGAAGCTCGAGATAATCAGGGAGAACATCTACGGGGTTGACGTGAAGGAGTGGGCCATAAGGGTTGCGAAGCTGAGGCTCTGGCTGGCGCTCATCGAGGATGAGGAGAGGATCCCCAACGAACCGATTCTGCCGAACCTCGAGACGAAGCTGAAGGTCGGCGACTCCCTCGCACCGCCCCACTTTATCCTCAAGATTGACAGCCGGAAGAAGGTGGTCGAGATTCCGCTGGCCAGATTCAGGGAGAGCCTCAAGCTCCTCTGGGCGAAGGGGGGTATGGGTGAGGCCATGGTGGCCTACAGGGAGCTCGTGAGAAAGTACTACATGGGTGAGAGAATAGACGGCAGACCCGTTACCTTCGAGGACATCGAGAGGGCCAGATGGGGCGTTCTTCAGGAGTTCCTTGAGGGGGCACTCGAGGAACTCAAAGCCCGGGAAAGGAAGGATATTAACCTGCTCCTCGAGGCCGTCAGGAACGAAAACCTCTCGGCCCTTGAGAAGCCTCCCTTCATCTGGGAGCTGGACTTTCCGGACGTGATGCTCGAGAAGAGGGGCTTTGACATCGTTATAGCGAACCCTCCCTACGTAAGGCAGGAGAGGATATACCCTGAACAGTACGATCTGGCGGAGTTCGGGATGCTCGGCAAAAGGGAGCAGGAAAAACTTAGAAAGGATTACAAGAATAAGATAATCAGTCACATGGAGACCCTGATAAGGGAGAAGTTCGGGCACGAGATGAAGCTTCCGAAGAGGAGCGACCTCTATGTGTACTTCTTCATACAGGGCGTCAACCTTCTGAATCCAAAGGGTTCGCTGATTTTCATCACCTCCAACTCGTGGCTGGACGTTGACTTCGGAAAGGCCCTGCAGGAGTTCTTCCTCAGGTTCACCCATCTGAGGGCGGTTATTGACTACACGAGGAGGAGCTTCGAGCAGGCGGACGTTAACACCGTCATCACGGTTCTGACGAGGAAACCAAAGGGGCTCTTCAACACCGTTGGGACGGAGTGCGTGAACTTCGTCCTTCTGAAGAGGGACTTCGGGGAGCTTGGACTTAATGTTATCGACAGACTGCTCGAGTGCTACGCGGGAAAGGTCGATGGAGTTGAGGTCTTCGGGGGGAAGGTTTACAGTTACGAGGACGACGAGCTGAGGGTGAGGAGCGTTAGGGCCGTGGAGTTAGCGAAGATGGGAGGCCTGAGCATCGGGAAGATGAACCAGATCCTGAGGGCCTACAACGTCTCGGGCGAGTACGAGGGGATGAAGTGGGGTGGAATACTCATCAGGGCTCCGGGGATATTCTACGTGATCCTCCGGAAGGGAAAGGGAAAACTGGTGAGGCTCGGAGATATCGCCGAGGTCAGATTCGGCATAAAAACGGGAGCGAACGAGTTCTTCTACCTTGAGCCGATTAAGAACCCTGTGGAGTGGCCGGTCTGTCAGGTTTGCGGAAGGGTTCATAAACCGGACGAGGGGTTAATTGCCGTGAGGAACAAGGCTGGATGGGAGGGCTACATCGAGGAGGAGTTCTTGAGGCCTGTCATAGTAAGTCCCCGTGAAATCAAAAAAGCTTTGGTTGATGTTTACGGATTAAAGATGAGGGCATTAATCTGTAACGAACCTTTAGATTCGTTAAAGGATAAACTAAAGGTTCATGTTCTGAATTACATTAGATGGGGGGAACACATGGGTTATCCCGAGCGAAGAACTCTTAAGAGTAGAAAACCTTGGTACAAATTAGTCCCACATGATACTCCAGATGTTTTATGGCCAATGATACACAACGATCGGCTAATTGTTGGGATGTTACGAAACAAAGATATTGTAGTTGATCATAATCTCTTTGAAATAAAAGCCAATAAAAACGAATCGCCTCTTGTTCTTTTTGTGTCTTTGTTTTCGACTTATCAGGCACTCATTAGAGAACTTCTCGGGCGTTCAAATCTCGGAGAGGGGGCATTAAAAACTGAGGGCATTGACATTAAAAAACTCATTGTCTTCAAAAAAGAAGCTTTAGCTGGATCTATGGATCAGTTAAACCAGATTGTCAGAAAATTAGGGGATTATAAAATCAAATCCATCTTCGAAGAACTCGGCCTGCCGAAGCCCAACCGCGACCTGAGCAACATCAACCCCGATGATGTGTCCCTCGATAGGATCATGCCGGACAGAAGGGAGCTCGACAGGGTCGTCTTCGAGGCCCTCGGGTTAACGGAGGAGGAGCAGCTGGAGGTTTACAGGGCCGTTGTCGAACTCGTGAAGGCGAGGCTGGTGAAGGCGAGGACGTTCAAGAAGAAAAAGCGGAAATGA